A single window of uncultured Methanospirillum sp. DNA harbors:
- a CDS encoding protein kinase produces the protein MSRIPALALSFLFCLLILVPSVLAQEEDASAYNVGFGLSYVKDTIPDRLIPGRSYPVLVTFKNTGLVTWERKSHRVGMVYGGNLTEVVGMPSYVDIPENSQVHSGQEISFAVSIVPVGLPGEYSLPFYVAYRTAQGDQRVTEVWVKKITIVPSDGVSSPLNGSISVDSAKQDLTVLLSGKPMGSTPCIIPDLKPGSYQVIVRGEGNERTVQVQVEKSTMSRVFVGNLTQEPTINFKKIDVVSNGTLFEYIEANIPLIIIVSAFVIGCIVLMVHTVRLRREKESEDKENLQRKGTPRSLDGASSLEEKDLLDEYHHQKHLLEQVAPGSDPGSGSAAGPKVVDVAVGGMKNVRKFSRDMLDKNRPEETEVGLGGMAAASGKEENSQSSIAVRLDHLDVRPGSAVAHFSALNHTDDPLSVEGLLIGPGTSAPVSVEVTEPVTDEYEVTVSLKFLSEKGQEICRYMQIPYNRGVALLARGVAEKAYEYFHQMFRNNPAQIDALVKQAEVLLRWGLEEEAEALLNEAVSLDPDNQEAQEVLKQIAALKEKRAAEKKRSEEKPKIQGFPDILYDRYTPIRLLGNDAFASIILVLRNDTGDLRALKIAHEGTVAGSSLFTEISVLYQLKHPNVLRMYRAEYDPTLFLELEYASGLPCSTGLCRTLADLEHPVPEETMIVFIEQIAQGLGYLHQKGVRHYHLSPRHILLDEPMTPKISGFLRESIGITGADERAAGIVKSPEQICPEKYGVPGKRTDIFQFGVIWYWLLTGNSPFPDGCISQEGEGFVEGVFIPAGLIVPFYAKYDPLLKKLLSLNKRDRYRSIEEFRSDFSDKIVDFRYKKSNPNEGMS, from the coding sequence ATGTCCCGGATTCCGGCCCTGGCTCTGTCGTTTCTATTCTGTCTTCTGATCCTGGTTCCGTCTGTTCTCGCCCAGGAAGAGGATGCCAGTGCATATAATGTCGGGTTCGGACTTTCGTATGTCAAGGACACCATTCCTGACCGGCTGATACCAGGCCGTTCATATCCTGTACTGGTAACATTCAAAAATACCGGCCTGGTGACGTGGGAGCGAAAGAGTCACCGTGTCGGGATGGTGTATGGTGGAAATCTGACTGAGGTGGTTGGCATGCCATCCTATGTTGATATCCCTGAGAACTCCCAGGTTCACTCTGGACAAGAGATCTCTTTTGCCGTCTCGATTGTCCCAGTTGGTCTTCCCGGAGAGTACTCGCTCCCGTTTTATGTTGCATACCGGACTGCACAGGGGGATCAGCGGGTTACTGAGGTGTGGGTCAAGAAAATTACCATCGTTCCGAGCGATGGTGTCTCTTCTCCGTTGAACGGTTCTATATCAGTTGATAGTGCAAAGCAGGATCTCACCGTCCTTCTCAGTGGTAAACCGATGGGATCCACACCATGCATCATTCCTGATCTTAAGCCGGGTTCGTACCAGGTGATAGTTCGTGGTGAAGGGAATGAGAGAACGGTCCAGGTGCAGGTTGAAAAGAGCACGATGTCCCGTGTTTTTGTAGGGAATCTGACTCAGGAGCCGACGATAAACTTCAAGAAGATAGATGTTGTCTCCAATGGAACCCTGTTTGAGTATATCGAGGCCAATATTCCGTTGATCATCATAGTTTCTGCCTTCGTTATCGGGTGCATTGTTCTGATGGTTCATACCGTCAGGCTTCGCAGGGAGAAAGAGTCTGAAGACAAGGAGAATCTTCAGAGAAAGGGAACACCGCGATCGCTTGATGGTGCCTCCTCTCTTGAAGAGAAGGATCTGCTGGATGAGTATCATCACCAGAAGCACCTTCTGGAACAGGTAGCACCAGGTTCTGATCCCGGTTCCGGTTCGGCTGCAGGGCCGAAGGTGGTTGATGTTGCGGTCGGCGGGATGAAGAATGTTCGAAAATTCTCCCGCGATATGCTGGATAAAAACCGCCCTGAAGAAACTGAAGTTGGGCTTGGTGGTATGGCTGCAGCGTCAGGGAAAGAGGAGAACTCTCAATCCTCAATTGCAGTCAGGCTGGATCATCTTGATGTCAGACCCGGATCAGCCGTCGCCCACTTCTCTGCTCTGAACCATACAGATGATCCATTGTCGGTTGAAGGACTCCTGATCGGTCCGGGAACATCTGCACCTGTCTCAGTAGAGGTAACTGAGCCGGTGACCGACGAGTACGAGGTGACGGTCTCTCTCAAGTTTCTCTCAGAGAAAGGTCAGGAGATCTGCCGGTACATGCAGATTCCCTACAACCGGGGAGTCGCTCTTCTTGCCCGGGGTGTTGCAGAGAAGGCATATGAGTACTTTCACCAGATGTTCAGGAACAATCCTGCCCAGATTGATGCACTCGTCAAACAGGCAGAGGTTCTGCTCCGCTGGGGTCTTGAGGAAGAGGCTGAGGCACTGCTAAATGAGGCAGTATCGCTGGATCCTGATAATCAGGAGGCACAGGAGGTTCTGAAGCAGATTGCTGCCCTTAAAGAAAAACGTGCAGCTGAGAAGAAGAGATCAGAAGAGAAGCCAAAGATTCAGGGATTTCCTGATATTCTGTATGATCGGTATACTCCCATCAGATTACTTGGAAATGATGCTTTTGCCTCGATCATTCTGGTGCTCAGAAATGATACCGGTGACCTGCGTGCTCTGAAAATTGCACATGAGGGTACGGTTGCGGGCTCGTCCCTTTTTACAGAAATATCCGTGTTGTACCAGTTGAAACACCCGAATGTGCTCAGGATGTATCGGGCAGAATATGATCCGACCCTCTTTCTCGAACTTGAATACGCCTCAGGGCTTCCCTGCTCTACAGGTTTGTGCAGGACCCTGGCAGATCTTGAGCACCCGGTTCCTGAAGAGACGATGATTGTGTTTATCGAGCAGATTGCGCAGGGTCTTGGATATCTCCATCAGAAAGGGGTACGGCATTATCACCTCTCGCCCAGACATATCCTTCTGGATGAGCCAATGACCCCGAAGATATCTGGGTTCCTTCGTGAATCAATAGGAATCACTGGAGCTGATGAAAGAGCAGCAGGAATTGTAAAATCGCCTGAACAGATTTGTCCTGAAAAATATGGGGTCCCTGGGAAGCGCACCGACATTTTTCAGTTTGGAGTAATTTGGTACTGGTTATTAACCGGAAATTCCCCCTTTCCCGACGGGTGTATCTCTCAAGAGGGTGAAGGCTTTGTAGAGGGCGTATTTATTCCTGCAGGACTTATCGTCCCGTTTTATGCGAAATATGATCCATTGCTTAAAAAATTGCTCTCATTAAATAAGAGAGATAGATATAGATCAATTGAGGAATTTCGTTCTGATTTTTCTGATAAGATTGTTGATTTCCGGTATAAAAAATCAAATCCTAATGAGGGAATGTCATGA
- a CDS encoding tetratricopeptide repeat protein: MNRSDLFVFILVCILSISGVGRADQVQDLLAQGVAAYNSQDYSFALSCFEKVILLDPSLPYGWLWKGTVLQSLGRIGESDDAFRTGRCLLDPNQCAWDENIKTLPSPKSDKQGSNIRTEGPISINLVTNLGPTSNQSSSFKSQMFGSTESKDSVSEEKIDAGLHNQGKSSSDYRNDSNNYKNQGDLLLKSSPEQALDKYEKASEYGLDDPELYQRKGDVERQLGNDDNALESYKQGLENSPDNLDLPKKLGDVSQKKGLGNAAEQAYSKALNQAVTPADTAELLKGLINTNIKSGNYSAAKGLLDRLSSLPSGFGATPDVAELKADLNFKSGDFNEAEKNYEKIWNARPTDPQPGFCMAASQLNQGKIVEAKKTLEKISGIPLNTSQSDQFNRLRSRISYPSQSETTLFPALSSAGYLWLLLLLGVVGVVVLFKRKLL, from the coding sequence ATGAACCGATCGGACCTGTTCGTTTTTATTCTTGTATGTATTCTCTCTATTTCTGGCGTAGGAAGGGCTGATCAAGTACAAGATCTCCTTGCCCAGGGTGTTGCGGCATATAATTCACAGGATTATTCTTTTGCACTCTCATGCTTTGAAAAAGTGATTTTGTTAGACCCTTCCCTTCCTTATGGGTGGCTCTGGAAAGGCACAGTTCTTCAGTCGCTTGGAAGAATTGGTGAGTCTGATGATGCTTTTAGAACTGGGCGGTGTTTACTAGATCCAAATCAGTGTGCTTGGGATGAAAATATAAAAACACTCCCCTCCCCTAAATCCGATAAACAAGGTTCTAATATTCGTACCGAAGGTCCTATCTCTATCAACTTAGTAACTAATTTAGGTCCAACTTCAAATCAGTCCTCTTCATTTAAAAGTCAAATGTTTGGATCAACAGAGTCAAAAGATTCAGTCTCTGAAGAAAAAATCGACGCTGGTCTTCATAACCAAGGAAAATCCTCGTCAGATTATCGTAATGATTCAAATAACTATAAAAATCAGGGTGATCTCTTATTAAAATCATCTCCTGAACAGGCACTGGATAAATATGAGAAAGCATCTGAATATGGATTAGATGACCCTGAGTTATATCAACGCAAGGGTGATGTTGAACGCCAACTTGGTAATGATGATAACGCTCTTGAATCCTACAAACAGGGATTAGAAAATAGTCCTGATAATCTTGATTTACCAAAAAAACTAGGTGACGTCTCTCAGAAGAAAGGACTGGGCAATGCTGCTGAGCAAGCATATTCAAAAGCCTTAAATCAAGCAGTTACTCCCGCAGATACAGCAGAGTTACTCAAAGGTCTTATTAATACGAATATAAAATCTGGAAATTATTCTGCTGCCAAAGGTTTACTTGATAGGTTATCTAGCCTGCCATCTGGGTTTGGTGCTACCCCTGATGTAGCTGAACTAAAGGCTGATCTGAACTTTAAATCCGGTGATTTTAATGAGGCAGAAAAGAATTACGAAAAAATTTGGAATGCAAGGCCTACAGATCCTCAACCTGGATTTTGTATGGCGGCCTCTCAATTAAACCAGGGAAAAATAGTTGAGGCAAAAAAAACCCTCGAAAAAATTTCAGGTATTCCTCTCAATACCTCTCAATCTGATCAGTTTAACCGTCTCCGGTCGCGTATCTCTTATCCATCCCAATCTGAAACAACACTATTTCCTGCCCTTTCTTCTGCAGGGTATCTCTGGCTGCTTCTTCTTCTTGGTGTTGTTGGGGTAGTTGTATTATTCAAGCGGAAGTTACTCTGA
- a CDS encoding protein kinase → MFCVSVLVFVLGMMVPTLADTSIGSIDVSYYKGEHTNDSIPDMIEAGKSYPVTITFRNTGMVSWDWGVEKFGLLYQGLQSSIQVDPVFSRLGKDTETKPGGEITFPLTLTPPDKPGDYTISFSMATLKGESYNTFPETFSKTVKVISQDGISSGSVGSIIVSSIPTDSQVLIGGDVRGKTPLTIPDLMPATYDLSVASPEYKTKVVQVTVEPGSVSRLRIDLTSSNKTDISIEKDERYTLLGFLKANLPLLILTIAILFFGLQMLMMDTKRFPENHPVRLLVRPITIVPVSFEGKGGSRKTGEKGSAKGSDGSGTGADEHGSKRGDSSATRTAGQTSSRSRELKDKKPGYGDEQKKKGDLKGEETEELKVADVDQQARDIDNPFGFPDGLKDRYEPLGVAGDDAYARVFKVRKKDNGSIRALKVSHLKYAGSEILRKEASVWGNLRHPNVVKLYKAEFEDELTFLDLEFLDGIRYKGGALTSLSALPKPLREKYAVSLIRDVATGLKYTHSLGIRHYHLQTGDILLTPKMQAKIAGYARGKNELGFSVPESDTREATAAYLAPEQKNEAVFGNPGRKTDIYQLGVIFYELLTGSLPYSRQAADRASVEWHDKSENRLILPSEFKSELSRYDQILSRMLAADKKKRYAYVEEFLADLDAVPAA, encoded by the coding sequence ATGTTCTGTGTTTCAGTTCTGGTCTTCGTACTTGGTATGATGGTTCCGACCCTGGCAGATACCTCCATTGGTTCGATAGATGTCTCCTATTACAAGGGAGAGCACACCAATGATTCGATCCCTGATATGATCGAAGCGGGAAAGTCCTATCCAGTCACGATCACCTTCAGGAATACCGGCATGGTCTCCTGGGACTGGGGAGTAGAGAAGTTCGGTCTCTTATACCAGGGCCTTCAGTCATCAATACAGGTTGATCCGGTATTCTCACGGTTGGGAAAGGATACCGAGACAAAGCCAGGCGGTGAGATAACCTTCCCCCTGACTCTGACTCCTCCTGATAAACCCGGTGACTACACCATCAGCTTCTCAATGGCGACACTGAAGGGAGAGAGTTACAACACCTTCCCTGAAACCTTCTCGAAGACTGTAAAAGTCATCTCGCAGGATGGAATTTCCTCGGGATCTGTAGGTTCCATCATCGTCTCGTCGATCCCGACCGACTCACAGGTTCTCATCGGTGGTGATGTAAGGGGAAAAACACCACTCACGATCCCTGATCTGATGCCTGCGACATATGACCTGAGCGTTGCATCACCTGAGTACAAAACAAAGGTTGTCCAGGTTACGGTTGAGCCCGGTTCAGTCAGCAGGCTCAGGATTGATCTCACCAGTTCAAACAAGACTGATATCTCCATTGAGAAGGACGAACGGTATACCCTGCTGGGATTTCTAAAGGCAAACCTTCCCCTTCTCATCCTGACCATCGCGATCCTCTTCTTTGGTCTTCAGATGCTGATGATGGATACCAAACGGTTTCCTGAAAACCATCCGGTACGGCTCCTGGTCAGACCGATAACCATTGTTCCGGTTAGTTTCGAAGGGAAGGGTGGGTCCCGTAAGACAGGGGAGAAAGGATCTGCTAAAGGTTCTGATGGATCAGGCACGGGTGCAGATGAGCATGGCTCAAAGCGGGGAGATAGTTCTGCTACAAGAACTGCCGGACAGACCTCTTCACGCTCCCGTGAACTCAAGGACAAGAAACCCGGGTACGGTGATGAACAGAAGAAGAAGGGTGACTTGAAGGGAGAAGAGACTGAAGAGCTGAAGGTTGCTGATGTTGATCAACAGGCTCGTGATATCGATAATCCGTTCGGGTTTCCTGACGGTCTGAAAGATCGGTACGAACCTCTCGGGGTGGCAGGTGATGATGCCTATGCTCGCGTCTTCAAGGTACGGAAAAAAGATAACGGGAGTATCCGTGCTCTGAAGGTCTCTCACCTGAAGTATGCCGGTAGTGAGATCCTGCGGAAAGAGGCGTCGGTATGGGGAAACCTCAGACATCCGAATGTGGTTAAATTGTACAAGGCCGAGTTCGAAGATGAACTGACCTTCCTTGATCTGGAGTTCCTTGACGGCATCAGGTACAAAGGGGGAGCCCTGACCTCTCTCTCTGCACTCCCGAAACCTCTCCGTGAAAAATATGCCGTTTCACTGATACGAGATGTGGCAACCGGGCTCAAGTATACTCACAGCCTTGGAATCAGACACTACCACCTGCAGACCGGTGACATCCTGCTTACGCCAAAGATGCAGGCAAAAATAGCCGGGTATGCCAGGGGGAAGAATGAACTCGGTTTCTCGGTGCCGGAGTCTGATACCCGTGAAGCGACAGCTGCGTACCTGGCTCCAGAGCAGAAGAATGAAGCCGTCTTTGGGAATCCGGGGAGAAAGACAGATATCTACCAACTCGGGGTGATCTTTTACGAACTGCTCACCGGGTCTCTCCCGTATTCCCGGCAGGCTGCTGATCGTGCCTCTGTTGAATGGCACGACAAGAGTGAAAACCGGCTGATTCTTCCCTCAGAGTTCAAATCCGAACTTTCACGGTATGATCAGATCCTCTCCCGGATGCTGGCGGCTGATAAAAAGAAAAGATATGCGTATGTTGAAGAATTTCTGGCAGATCTCGATGCTGTACCTGCTGCCTGA
- a CDS encoding DUF3006 domain-containing protein, translating into MTDASRTVVMTIDRIEDGYFILIPRDNPEDMIKLPRKYLGDFEEGDILEFSIRKDESATKEARNRASRLRERLVNR; encoded by the coding sequence ATGACAGATGCAAGTAGAACAGTGGTGATGACCATAGACAGGATTGAAGATGGATATTTTATCCTGATACCCAGGGACAATCCGGAGGATATGATCAAGCTCCCACGAAAATATCTGGGAGATTTCGAAGAGGGGGATATCCTGGAGTTTTCAATCAGAAAGGACGAGTCAGCAACAAAAGAGGCTCGAAACCGGGCGAGCAGGCTTAGAGAACGGCTCGTGAACCGATGA
- a CDS encoding MBL fold metallo-hydrolase, translating to MIRSHCLIVAGILLFLIASSGCIATDENTRLNLTFFDVGQGDSCLLQVDGKTMLVDAGPYEAGPKIAEWLKARNISYLDVVVATHPHSDHIGGMPAVLRQIKTGVFIDSGDTHTTPSYEVLLKTIEKYQIPYRVVHEGDQIDPGPGVSIRVLNPDTTASGDLNDNSIVLEITSGNRMFLLMGDAGISVEERLLKEGNDLRADLLKVGHHGSRHSSGRRFIEAVSPEIAIISLAAGNEYGYPQKDPIRYLTDTGSRIYRTDQEGTITVTADQKGLVVNAEMIPKSAPK from the coding sequence GTGATCAGATCACACTGCCTCATCGTAGCAGGGATCCTGTTATTCCTGATTGCATCATCCGGATGCATCGCTACCGATGAGAATACCAGACTGAATCTCACCTTTTTTGATGTCGGCCAGGGAGATTCATGTCTCCTGCAGGTTGATGGGAAAACCATGCTCGTGGATGCCGGCCCGTACGAAGCAGGGCCGAAGATCGCAGAGTGGTTGAAAGCCAGAAATATCTCGTATCTTGACGTGGTGGTCGCGACACATCCACACAGCGATCATATCGGTGGAATGCCAGCAGTGCTCAGGCAGATAAAGACCGGAGTCTTCATCGATTCTGGTGATACCCACACAACCCCGTCGTATGAAGTACTTCTGAAAACCATTGAAAAATATCAGATTCCGTACCGGGTCGTTCATGAAGGCGATCAGATAGATCCGGGCCCCGGGGTCAGTATCAGGGTTCTCAACCCTGATACCACTGCTTCAGGCGATCTCAACGACAACTCGATCGTCCTTGAGATCACTTCAGGGAACAGGATGTTCCTGCTTATGGGTGATGCAGGGATTTCAGTGGAAGAGCGACTTCTCAAAGAGGGAAATGACCTCAGGGCTGACCTTCTTAAAGTCGGCCATCACGGAAGCAGGCACTCTTCAGGGCGAAGGTTTATTGAGGCTGTATCACCAGAGATTGCAATCATATCCCTTGCTGCCGGAAACGAGTATGGATACCCGCAGAAGGATCCGATCAGGTACCTCACCGATACAGGTTCCCGGATATACCGGACAGATCAGGAAGGGACGATCACCGTCACGGCAGATCAGAAAGGTCTTGTAGTTAACGCAGAGATGATACCCAAATCTGCCCCAAAATAA
- a CDS encoding winged helix-turn-helix transcriptional regulator: MKLLAGVIVIGFLLLAVLSGIPSFPIERKSSCCTSDSSSGRLSCHMTMTSQGTVHPCSCKTNAAASPAQMPAGSCGACGSLMAPVTQPSTLLDRIRRYAVSGYRRITNRNLLEHEGRRQIYDEIVASPGVDIRRLIGITGMNENTLRYHLERLNDGGKIQASTIGGVCHYFENHGKYSTGEQILMARMLTAASSRILRIILHQPGLTRGELADLLGVAGPTVTRSVQHLTDEGLVRVERDGRYTRYYPDELVWGGYGQGFTPPFIHDTASCDRACAK, translated from the coding sequence ATGAAACTGCTGGCTGGTGTGATTGTCATCGGCTTTCTTCTGCTCGCAGTACTATCCGGTATCCCGTCTTTCCCAATAGAGCGAAAAAGCTCCTGCTGCACGAGTGACAGTTCATCTGGTCGTCTCTCCTGTCATATGACCATGACCAGTCAGGGGACAGTCCATCCCTGCAGTTGTAAGACAAACGCTGCTGCGTCACCGGCACAAATGCCGGCAGGTTCCTGTGGAGCCTGTGGATCACTGATGGCACCGGTAACACAGCCTTCAACTCTGCTCGACCGGATTCGCAGATACGCAGTCAGCGGATATCGCAGGATAACAAACAGGAACCTTCTTGAGCATGAGGGCAGGCGCCAGATATACGATGAGATTGTTGCTTCACCAGGTGTTGATATCAGAAGACTTATCGGGATAACCGGGATGAATGAGAATACCCTCCGGTACCATCTTGAACGGCTCAATGACGGGGGGAAGATCCAGGCATCTACAATCGGTGGCGTCTGTCACTACTTTGAAAACCACGGGAAGTACTCAACCGGAGAACAGATTCTGATGGCACGGATGCTGACCGCTGCAAGTTCCCGGATTTTGAGGATCATCCTCCACCAGCCAGGCCTCACTCGTGGAGAACTGGCAGATCTCCTCGGAGTTGCAGGCCCGACAGTGACACGGAGTGTGCAGCATCTCACCGATGAGGGACTTGTCCGTGTGGAACGCGATGGAAGATATACCAGATATTATCCAGATGAGTTAGTATGGGGAGGCTATGGCCAGGGATTTACTCCCCCATTCATACACGATACTGCGTCTTGCGATCGGGCATGCGCAAAGTGA
- a CDS encoding protein kinase has translation MSDTFPKQIGIGGHKQHSITFSNTGMVAWEHKVETFGVACSIDRPGVRVDPMFASIPQNNKVMPGKAYEFVFSIIGDTPGNYVLTFTPSRMSQDNPVSIGDSHIIHIEIIQGEIGTDKDSTGSLQIVTGDQPLHVTIDGAENGDTPIQVSGLMPGSHAVHLSGEEFDQVLQTFIKPHEVTILSVDPTARKVCLSAAFMPSSSETNPLESLLVSNFIVVLGVFLGLTLTGAYATLIISKKVKKSKNRLENAYVCPSALSENCRDVRIETRRNRIKKDDLVFDPLMMICDENSSGEVRIKATNWGSRPVNIEGTTISDGESKFILVRVPTGDPGDHQYSRELLFLDGAGREFTKYVTIRYKVRPIDPSLEWFFSRFVYGKDRIIAVVRMKNSSSYPVMIGDIEIPPLTEEEIELGMEGPDGELPEVNRTLSVQWGAEKNLNLKILIPFNKGILLRTQKRYDEAIAYYRELLKRDSGSADLWIQHGQVLVDIGKSDEAEQSFLHARSLDPSIEDPNAGVQKLKKEAADTLNSQNQQTTDFPNVLSSLYTPISFIGADNTGKMYLVERVADRSMQMVKILDENFASLPSLRLAIQTWRSLHHPHILRLTGWESEPIPFLEIDPPEGAIQKGLRKYSIASLFTPIPMKAAVLVELGICRGLSYIHKQGARHYLLEPSAIYLDRNLHVRIGGFDNTVTLSNKECSSKCWILAPEQLYPERYGNPGKKTDIYQAGAVLYLLLTGSRPYGRNDPANSVNEIQGPERMSLVLPSQFRQDLGCFDQIIARSLAVDKNERYNSVDEMIDDLEDVRIFLSGISRNTKLSDS, from the coding sequence GTGTCTGACACATTTCCGAAACAGATCGGCATTGGCGGGCATAAACAGCACTCCATAACTTTTTCTAATACTGGAATGGTTGCATGGGAACACAAGGTTGAGACATTTGGTGTGGCATGCTCAATTGATCGTCCTGGTGTCCGTGTTGACCCCATGTTTGCATCAATCCCTCAAAACAATAAGGTGATGCCAGGAAAGGCATATGAATTTGTCTTTAGTATAATCGGCGACACTCCGGGTAACTATGTCCTTACTTTTACTCCTTCAAGAATGTCACAGGATAACCCTGTATCAATAGGAGATTCGCATATAATTCATATTGAGATCATCCAGGGTGAAATTGGAACTGATAAGGATAGCACAGGTTCACTACAGATTGTTACTGGAGATCAACCCCTGCATGTTACTATTGATGGAGCCGAAAATGGAGATACCCCAATCCAGGTTAGCGGTCTTATGCCCGGTTCTCATGCGGTTCATCTTTCTGGAGAAGAATTTGATCAAGTTCTTCAAACTTTTATAAAACCTCATGAAGTAACTATTTTATCGGTTGATCCCACAGCCCGTAAAGTTTGCCTATCTGCAGCTTTTATGCCTTCAAGTTCAGAAACTAATCCCTTGGAATCTCTATTAGTTTCAAATTTCATTGTAGTGTTAGGAGTATTTTTAGGTCTAACACTTACTGGAGCGTATGCAACTCTTATAATCTCAAAAAAAGTGAAAAAATCAAAAAATCGCTTGGAAAATGCGTATGTATGTCCCTCTGCTTTGAGTGAGAATTGCCGGGATGTGAGGATTGAAACCCGGAGAAATAGAATAAAAAAAGACGATTTAGTTTTTGATCCCCTTATGATGATATGTGATGAGAATTCATCTGGTGAAGTAAGGATCAAAGCAACAAATTGGGGGAGTCGTCCTGTGAATATTGAAGGGACAACTATCTCCGATGGGGAAAGCAAGTTCATATTAGTTCGTGTTCCTACTGGTGATCCTGGCGATCATCAGTATTCCCGGGAATTACTCTTCCTTGATGGTGCAGGGCGTGAATTTACCAAGTACGTGACAATACGATACAAGGTACGACCTATTGACCCATCCCTAGAATGGTTCTTCTCTCGTTTTGTATATGGTAAGGATAGGATCATTGCAGTGGTACGGATGAAAAATTCTTCATCTTATCCAGTAATGATCGGTGATATTGAGATCCCTCCTCTGACCGAGGAAGAGATAGAACTTGGGATGGAAGGTCCTGATGGTGAATTACCTGAAGTTAACCGGACACTATCTGTTCAATGGGGCGCTGAAAAGAATTTAAACCTGAAAATTCTGATACCTTTCAATAAAGGAATTCTGTTAAGGACACAGAAGCGGTATGATGAAGCCATCGCTTACTATCGCGAGTTGTTAAAAAGGGATTCTGGTTCTGCTGATCTCTGGATACAACATGGACAAGTCTTGGTTGATATTGGAAAGTCAGATGAAGCAGAGCAATCCTTTCTTCATGCACGGTCTCTAGATCCGTCCATCGAAGACCCAAATGCCGGTGTTCAAAAATTAAAAAAAGAGGCTGCTGATACTTTAAACTCTCAAAATCAGCAGACGACTGACTTTCCTAACGTGTTATCTTCTCTCTATACTCCGATATCATTTATTGGTGCTGATAATACGGGAAAGATGTACCTTGTTGAACGGGTTGCTGATCGATCTATGCAGATGGTGAAGATTCTTGATGAGAACTTCGCTTCGCTTCCCTCTCTTCGCCTTGCAATTCAAACCTGGCGTTCTCTTCATCACCCCCATATTCTCCGTCTTACTGGATGGGAGTCTGAACCGATCCCTTTTCTGGAAATCGATCCTCCTGAAGGGGCTATTCAAAAGGGTTTACGGAAATATTCTATTGCTTCCCTTTTTACTCCTATCCCTATGAAGGCTGCGGTTTTGGTGGAACTTGGGATATGTCGGGGCTTATCGTATATTCACAAACAAGGGGCTAGGCACTATCTGCTTGAACCATCTGCGATCTATCTTGACCGGAATCTGCATGTAAGGATTGGTGGATTTGATAATACTGTTACTCTATCAAACAAGGAATGTTCCTCCAAATGCTGGATTCTTGCACCTGAGCAGTTATATCCTGAACGGTATGGAAACCCAGGGAAAAAAACAGATATCTATCAGGCAGGTGCCGTACTGTATCTGCTCTTAACTGGATCACGTCCATATGGGAGAAACGATCCTGCGAATTCTGTAAATGAAATTCAAGGACCTGAACGCATGTCTTTGGTTCTTCCGTCTCAATTTCGTCAGGATCTAGGTTGCTTTGATCAGATTATCGCCCGGTCACTTGCAGTCGATAAAAATGAGCGTTATAACTCTGTTGATGAGATGATAGACGATCTGGAAGATGTCCGCATTTTTTTATCCGGCATTAGCAGGAATACAAAATTGAGTGATTCATGA